The following proteins come from a genomic window of Solwaraspora sp. WMMA2065:
- a CDS encoding DUF397 domain-containing protein yields the protein MSTADFTGAGWRKSSYSSGNGSCVEVAVVGGTVGVRDSKDPASPVLAFTATDFGRFVADVRGGALRGPAA from the coding sequence ATGTCCACAGCAGATTTCACCGGGGCGGGCTGGCGCAAGAGCAGCTACAGCAGCGGCAACGGCAGCTGCGTCGAGGTCGCCGTCGTCGGCGGGACCGTCGGCGTACGGGACTCCAAGGACCCGGCCAGCCCGGTGCTCGCCTTCACCGCGACGGACTTCGGGCGGTTCGTCGCCGATGTCCGGGGCGGCGCGCTGCGCGGTCCGGCCGCGTAG
- a CDS encoding phosphomannomutase/phosphoglucomutase has translation MSDLSKIVKAYDVRGTTPDQLNETVARAIGTAFVQVLAERGDKADRIVIAHDMRESSPPLADAFAAGATAAGAEVLHAGLASTDLLYYASGALELPGAMFTASHNPAQYNGIKMCRAGAAPIGQDSGLTDIRDRAQALLDSGEVPSGGDRVERRELLADYAAHLRTLVDLSGIRPLKVVVDAGNGMGGYTVPAVLGDTVLPALPLTIVPMYFELDGSFPNHEANPLNPENIVDLQKAVREHNADLGLAFDGDADRCFVVDERGEPVSPSAITALVAARELAKHPGETVIHNLITSNAVAEIVRENGGEPVRSRVGHSFIKAEMARTNAVFGGEHSAHYYFRDFWFADTGMLAAMHMLAALGEQDKPLSELAHEFERYVASGEINSTVTDQQAKLAEIRTAYADADTDELDGLTVRFDDGAWINIRASNTEPLLRLNVEAPTTERMAELRDGVLALVRG, from the coding sequence TTGTCTGACTTGTCCAAAATCGTCAAGGCCTACGACGTCCGTGGCACCACTCCCGACCAGTTGAACGAGACCGTGGCCCGGGCCATCGGTACCGCGTTCGTACAGGTCCTGGCCGAGCGCGGCGACAAAGCCGACCGGATCGTCATCGCCCACGACATGCGTGAGTCGTCGCCACCGCTGGCCGACGCGTTCGCCGCCGGGGCCACCGCTGCCGGGGCCGAGGTGCTGCACGCCGGGCTGGCCTCCACCGACCTGCTCTACTACGCCTCCGGCGCGCTGGAGCTGCCCGGCGCGATGTTCACCGCCAGCCACAATCCAGCCCAGTACAACGGCATCAAGATGTGCCGGGCCGGGGCGGCGCCGATCGGCCAGGACTCCGGGCTGACCGACATCCGGGACCGGGCCCAGGCGCTGCTCGACAGCGGCGAGGTGCCGTCCGGCGGGGACCGGGTCGAGCGGCGCGAACTGCTCGCCGACTACGCCGCGCATCTGCGTACCCTGGTCGACCTGTCGGGGATCCGGCCGCTGAAGGTGGTCGTCGACGCCGGCAACGGGATGGGCGGCTACACCGTGCCGGCGGTCCTCGGTGACACGGTGCTGCCGGCTCTGCCGCTGACCATCGTGCCGATGTACTTCGAGCTGGACGGCTCGTTCCCGAACCACGAGGCGAACCCGCTCAACCCGGAGAACATCGTCGACCTGCAGAAGGCGGTCCGGGAGCACAACGCCGACCTGGGGTTGGCGTTCGATGGCGACGCCGACCGCTGCTTCGTCGTCGATGAGCGTGGCGAGCCGGTCTCGCCGTCGGCGATCACCGCCCTGGTCGCCGCTCGGGAGCTGGCCAAACACCCCGGTGAGACGGTCATCCACAATCTGATCACCTCCAACGCGGTGGCCGAGATCGTCCGGGAGAACGGCGGCGAGCCGGTGCGCTCCCGGGTCGGTCACTCGTTCATCAAGGCCGAGATGGCCCGGACCAACGCGGTCTTCGGCGGTGAGCACTCGGCGCACTACTACTTCCGGGACTTCTGGTTCGCCGACACCGGGATGCTGGCCGCGATGCACATGCTGGCCGCGCTCGGCGAGCAGGACAAGCCGCTGTCCGAGCTGGCCCACGAGTTCGAGCGGTACGTCGCCTCCGGTGAGATCAACTCGACGGTCACCGACCAGCAGGCCAAGCTCGCCGAGATCAGGACGGCGTACGCCGACGCCGACACCGACGAGCTGGACGGGCTGACCGTCCGCTTCGACGACGGTGCCTGGATCAACATCCGTGCCTCGAACACCGAGCCGTTGCTGCGGCTCAACGTGGAGGCACCGACCACCGAGCGGATGGCCGAACTGCGCGACGGGGTGCTCGCGCTGGTTCGCGGCTAG
- the manA gene encoding mannose-6-phosphate isomerase, class I: protein MELLTGRIRDYAWGSRTVIAQLQGRPAPAPGPEAELWLGAHPGAPSQVRRGAALVGLPELIDQDPVGWLGEPTATRFDGRLPYLMKVLAAETPLSLQAHPDAAQARAGYAAQSKLPATSAGRNYVDPHHKPELLVALSEFDALCGFRVPQLSAEVLAALGVDELEPVTKALRVGPDGLPEALERLLRWPRPQRPALVAAAVAGADRLPTRYAADAALLRRLAGHYPADPGVLVALLLNQVTLAPGEAIWMPAGNLHAYLRGAGVEIMAASDNVLRGGLTPKHVDVAELLRVLRFEVLDDPVVRARPVDTGVVTWPAPATEFALHRVVLDAGARQVSVPVEGPRVVLCVAGEVAVDDGVAAVPVRAGQAAVGPAGGTPLVVSGAGTAFVASVASAG from the coding sequence GTGGAACTGTTGACCGGCCGGATCCGGGACTATGCCTGGGGGTCGCGGACCGTCATCGCGCAGCTGCAGGGGCGCCCGGCTCCGGCACCCGGGCCGGAGGCGGAGCTCTGGCTGGGTGCCCACCCCGGCGCGCCGTCCCAGGTGCGACGGGGCGCGGCGCTGGTCGGGCTGCCGGAGCTGATCGACCAGGATCCGGTGGGCTGGCTGGGCGAGCCGACCGCGACCCGGTTCGACGGGCGGCTGCCGTACCTGATGAAGGTGCTGGCCGCCGAGACGCCGCTGTCGTTGCAGGCGCATCCGGACGCGGCGCAGGCCCGCGCCGGGTACGCCGCGCAGTCGAAGCTGCCGGCCACCTCGGCGGGGCGTAACTACGTCGACCCGCACCACAAGCCGGAGCTGCTGGTGGCGCTCAGCGAGTTCGATGCGCTCTGCGGCTTCCGGGTGCCGCAGCTCTCCGCCGAGGTGCTGGCGGCGTTGGGTGTCGACGAGTTGGAGCCGGTGACCAAGGCGTTGCGGGTCGGCCCGGACGGGCTGCCGGAGGCGTTGGAGCGGCTGCTGCGGTGGCCGCGGCCGCAACGACCGGCTCTGGTCGCGGCGGCGGTGGCGGGTGCCGACCGACTGCCGACGCGGTACGCCGCCGACGCGGCGCTGCTGCGCCGGTTGGCCGGACACTATCCGGCCGACCCCGGGGTGCTGGTGGCGCTGCTGCTCAACCAGGTCACGCTGGCTCCGGGGGAGGCGATCTGGATGCCGGCCGGCAACCTGCACGCGTACCTGCGGGGTGCCGGCGTGGAGATCATGGCGGCCAGCGACAATGTGCTGCGCGGTGGGTTGACCCCCAAGCACGTTGACGTCGCGGAGTTGCTGCGGGTGTTGCGCTTCGAGGTGCTCGACGACCCGGTGGTACGCGCCCGGCCGGTGGACACCGGGGTGGTCACCTGGCCGGCGCCGGCCACCGAGTTCGCGCTGCACCGGGTTGTGCTCGACGCGGGGGCGCGGCAGGTGTCGGTGCCGGTCGAAGGTCCCCGGGTGGTGCTCTGCGTCGCGGGTGAGGTCGCCGTCGACGACGGTGTGGCGGCGGTGCCGGTCCGGGCAGGGCAGGCGGCGGTGGGGCCGGCGGGCGGGACGCCGTTGGTGGTCTCCGGCGCTGGTACGGCCTTCGTCGCCTCGGTCGCCTCAGCCGGCTAG
- a CDS encoding Trm112 family protein, whose amino-acid sequence MALDQQLLEILACPDTHHTPLTYDADAATLTCPECSRIFEVRDGIPVLLLDEARRPGEAG is encoded by the coding sequence ATGGCCCTGGATCAGCAGCTGCTGGAGATCCTCGCCTGCCCGGACACGCACCACACGCCGTTGACCTACGACGCCGACGCGGCGACCCTCACCTGTCCGGAGTGCTCGCGGATCTTCGAGGTGCGGGACGGGATTCCGGTGCTGTTGCTGGACGAGGCCCGCCGGCCCGGCGAGGCCGGCTGA
- a CDS encoding SIS domain-containing protein encodes MAVPIDGTSGVVGRRVADEALLDDVDGLNSTDPGGMLRFTASAGAQVRESAALAAEANLGMLSDEGRPRAVVIAGIGTAGRTGDVLATVAGPRCPVPVIPHRSSGVPGWVGAADVVIAVSASGRSPEALGAAQAAARRGARLVAVGPPDSQLQSVAEGVRAPFVPVPRRAPARASLWALTVPVLLAARALGLVKVNEADLAETAARLDADAERCRPAAESFVNPAKALALGLAGSVPIVWGSSPVASVAARRFGDTLSTNARYPVVTGALGEAGRGRVGLLDGVFGGLGESTRDIFADPDDDDDQSESPTRLRLVLLRDGGLNPEDDADEPFVVEERRAEAVQTLADRRGVRCDVITAEGGSALERLASLISVPDFASVYLALAHHLDPMAVPAVSEMKELSTT; translated from the coding sequence ATGGCGGTTCCGATCGACGGCACGTCCGGGGTGGTGGGTCGGCGGGTCGCCGACGAGGCGCTGCTCGACGACGTGGACGGGCTCAACTCGACCGATCCCGGCGGCATGCTGCGGTTCACCGCGTCGGCCGGTGCCCAGGTGCGCGAGTCGGCGGCGCTGGCCGCCGAAGCCAACCTCGGCATGCTCAGCGACGAAGGGCGGCCCCGGGCGGTCGTCATCGCCGGTATCGGTACCGCCGGGCGGACCGGTGACGTGCTGGCCACTGTGGCCGGACCGCGCTGTCCCGTACCGGTGATTCCGCACCGCAGCTCCGGCGTGCCCGGCTGGGTCGGCGCGGCCGACGTGGTCATCGCGGTCAGCGCTTCGGGGCGCAGCCCGGAGGCGCTGGGTGCGGCTCAGGCCGCCGCCCGGCGCGGTGCCCGGCTGGTCGCCGTCGGGCCGCCGGACTCGCAGCTGCAGTCGGTCGCCGAAGGGGTACGCGCCCCGTTCGTCCCGGTGCCGCGACGGGCCCCGGCTCGGGCCAGCCTCTGGGCGTTGACCGTGCCGGTGCTGCTGGCAGCGCGGGCGTTGGGCCTGGTCAAGGTCAACGAGGCGGATCTGGCGGAGACGGCGGCCCGGCTGGACGCCGACGCCGAACGGTGTCGCCCGGCCGCCGAGTCGTTCGTCAACCCGGCGAAGGCCCTCGCTCTCGGGCTGGCCGGTTCGGTGCCGATCGTCTGGGGCTCGTCGCCGGTGGCGTCGGTCGCCGCCCGCCGGTTCGGCGACACGCTGTCGACGAACGCCCGCTACCCGGTGGTCACCGGGGCGCTCGGCGAGGCCGGCCGGGGTCGGGTAGGGCTGCTCGACGGGGTCTTCGGCGGCCTGGGCGAGTCGACCCGGGACATTTTCGCCGACCCGGACGACGACGATGACCAGTCCGAGTCGCCGACCCGGCTGCGTCTGGTGTTGCTGCGCGACGGTGGGCTGAACCCGGAGGACGACGCCGACGAACCCTTCGTGGTCGAGGAGCGCCGGGCCGAGGCGGTGCAGACCCTGGCGGACCGGCGCGGTGTGCGGTGCGACGTGATCACGGCGGAGGGCGGTTCGGCGCTGGAACGGCTTGCCTCGTTGATCTCGGTCCCCGACTTCGCCTCCGTCTACCTGGCGTTGGCGCACCATCTGGACCCGATGGCGGTGCCGGCGGTGAGCGAGATGAAGGAACTCTCCACCACCTGA
- a CDS encoding RDD family protein, which yields MQTTGGGRLVSGEAVEVEVRLARLGSRLLALLVDLAVQALIAVVLAVLAGLLLASMRASIEVDEALGQALLTVGAVLVLVGYPVLCETLNAGRTVGKLAVGIRVVRDDGSPPRFRHSLARALVGVAAEWPGLLLPPLTWLASLVTLVTNRDGKRIGDLAAGTIVVHDRAPAAWGWVPDMPPVLAGWARTLDLSRLDDDLALDVRHLLARGHGFAEPARSDLVRLVTEQVAAVVTPPPPAGVPHWAYLAAVLAERRRRSAQRLARTRAVTAVLWPELAAVSPARTSALRPAAPVRTAAPEPVRTAAPGPVAPAQRDGPDWPRGSWPRPPWLGPTAEQPDWTGVRRPPVASTLRASDAPSDRERPSGSALS from the coding sequence ATGCAGACAACCGGGGGCGGCAGGCTGGTCAGCGGCGAAGCTGTCGAGGTGGAGGTACGGCTGGCCCGGCTCGGCTCGCGGCTACTGGCCCTGCTCGTCGACCTCGCCGTGCAGGCGCTGATCGCGGTGGTGCTGGCGGTCCTGGCCGGGCTGCTGCTCGCGTCGATGCGCGCGTCCATCGAAGTCGACGAGGCGCTCGGGCAGGCGCTACTCACGGTCGGCGCCGTCCTGGTGCTGGTCGGCTACCCGGTGCTGTGCGAGACGCTGAACGCCGGCCGTACCGTCGGCAAACTGGCGGTCGGCATCCGGGTGGTACGCGACGACGGCAGCCCGCCACGTTTCCGACACTCGCTGGCCCGCGCTCTGGTCGGCGTGGCCGCGGAGTGGCCCGGACTGCTGCTGCCGCCGCTCACCTGGCTGGCCAGCCTGGTGACACTGGTGACCAACCGGGACGGCAAACGCATCGGGGACCTGGCCGCCGGCACGATCGTGGTGCACGACCGGGCACCGGCGGCCTGGGGGTGGGTGCCGGACATGCCGCCGGTGCTCGCCGGTTGGGCCCGTACCCTCGACCTGAGCCGCCTCGACGACGACCTCGCGCTGGACGTACGGCATCTGCTCGCCCGGGGCCACGGGTTCGCCGAACCGGCCCGCTCCGACCTGGTCCGGTTGGTGACCGAACAGGTCGCGGCAGTGGTCACTCCCCCGCCGCCGGCCGGTGTCCCGCACTGGGCCTACCTGGCGGCGGTTCTCGCCGAACGCCGTCGCCGGTCGGCGCAGCGGCTGGCCCGGACCAGGGCGGTGACCGCCGTGCTCTGGCCGGAACTCGCCGCGGTGAGTCCGGCGCGGACGAGCGCCCTGCGTCCGGCGGCGCCGGTCCGGACCGCTGCACCCGAGCCGGTCCGGACCGCTGCGCCCGGGCCGGTTGCGCCGGCGCAGCGGGACGGACCGGACTGGCCGCGCGGCAGCTGGCCGCGGCCGCCCTGGCTGGGCCCGACGGCGGAGCAGCCGGACTGGACCGGGGTACGCCGTCCACCGGTCGCCAGCACGCTGCGCGCCTCCGACGCGCCATCGGACCGAGAACGGCCGTCCGGATCCGCACTGTCGTGA